From one Calditerricola satsumensis genomic stretch:
- a CDS encoding zinc-binding dehydrogenase codes for MKALVWERTGLEGLVLREVPVPEVPPGWVRIRVKAAALNHRDLYFVEGRMPVEPGTVLGSDGAGVVDAVGNGVTTVRAGDEVLVNPSLGWPKRSDAPPKGFRILGVPDNGTFAEYVVVPAENAVPKPAHLTWEEAGALPLSALTAYRALFTRARVQPGETVVIPGIGGAVALFALQMAKAAGARVLVTSRSAEKRQRALALGADAAFDTESDWPQAVKEATDGRGADVVVETVGGVTFDKSLASLRPGGRLITFAAGYGSHAMLDLRRFFYGQYTLLGTTMGSGEEFAEMVAFVERHGIRPVVDSAYPLERARAAFDKLLASRQFGKLVLWIGE; via the coding sequence ATGAAGGCGCTGGTATGGGAACGCACGGGATTGGAGGGGCTTGTGCTTCGGGAGGTGCCCGTTCCGGAGGTGCCGCCCGGGTGGGTGCGCATTCGGGTGAAGGCGGCGGCCCTGAACCATCGCGATTTGTACTTTGTGGAAGGCCGCATGCCGGTCGAACCCGGCACCGTTCTCGGCTCCGACGGGGCCGGGGTGGTCGACGCGGTGGGCAACGGGGTGACGACCGTACGCGCCGGGGACGAGGTGCTCGTCAACCCCAGCCTCGGGTGGCCCAAGCGCAGCGACGCCCCGCCCAAGGGCTTTCGCATCCTCGGCGTGCCCGACAACGGAACCTTCGCCGAGTACGTGGTGGTGCCGGCGGAAAACGCGGTGCCCAAACCGGCGCACCTCACCTGGGAGGAGGCCGGGGCGCTCCCCCTGTCGGCACTGACGGCGTACCGGGCCCTCTTTACGCGGGCGCGGGTGCAGCCGGGCGAGACGGTGGTCATCCCCGGCATCGGGGGCGCGGTGGCCCTGTTCGCCCTGCAGATGGCCAAGGCGGCGGGCGCGCGGGTGCTCGTCACCTCCCGCAGCGCCGAAAAGCGACAGCGGGCGCTGGCCCTCGGCGCCGACGCGGCCTTCGATACGGAGAGCGACTGGCCACAAGCGGTGAAGGAGGCCACCGACGGCCGCGGCGCCGATGTGGTGGTGGAGACGGTGGGCGGCGTCACCTTCGACAAGTCGCTGGCCTCGCTGCGACCGGGCGGCCGGCTCATCACCTTCGCCGCAGGATACGGCAGCCACGCGATGCTCGACCTGCGCCGCTTCTTCTACGGCCAGTACACGCTGCTCGGCACGACGATGGGCAGCGGCGAAGAGTTTGCCGAGATGGTGGCCTTCGTCGAGCGGCACGGCATCCGGCCGGTGGTCGACAGCGCATACCCGCTGGAGCGGGCGCGCGCGGCGTTTGACAAGCTCCTGGCGTCGCGTCAGTTTGGGAAGTTGGTGCTGTGGATCGGGGAATAA